In a genomic window of Dyadobacter fermentans DSM 18053:
- the nuoL gene encoding NADH-quinone oxidoreductase subunit L, translating into MSASLLILIPLLPLVGFLINGIGFPNIPKGAVGIIGTLAVVASFVLSVMTFNAFVAAGSQPFVLPLFDWITVGDLHIPFSFQIDQLSLLMLMIITGVGSLIHIYSIGYMHHDSGFGKFFAYLNLFLFFMLLLVLGSNYVIMFIGWEGVGLCSYLLIGFWNKNTNYNNAARKAFIMNRVGDLGFLLGIFTIIATFGSVEYTEVFSKAAAGFQVGDPVIITITLFLFVGAMGKSAQIPLYTWLPDAMAGPTPVSALIHAATMVTAGIYMVIRSNVLYSLAPSTLEIVGIIGGATALFAASIGLLQNDIKKVLAYSTVSQLGYMFMGLGAMAYSASMFHVITHAFFKALLFLGAGSVIHAMSDEQDIRSMGGLRKKLPVTFLTFLIATIAISGIPPFAGFFSKDEILAHVFEHNKILWVIGVLGSVMTSFYMFRLLFLTFFGTFRGTHEQEHHLHESPASMTVPLIILAILSAAGGFIGVPEALHGSHQLAQFMAPLYDLAKTANPAAFAHTSLSHSEEYMLMAISVAAALISAIAAYVMYVQKGAVPAADTEEKSGLQRVIYNKYYVDELYDSVFVKPVKVLSNFLYAAGEFAIDLIIDAVVKLVGLFAKLLRKTQTGSTGEYVFAMVIGIVVILFWKLLL; encoded by the coding sequence ATGTCCGCATCATTACTCATCCTGATTCCGCTGCTGCCGCTCGTTGGCTTTCTGATCAACGGAATCGGATTTCCCAATATTCCCAAAGGCGCAGTCGGCATTATCGGAACGTTGGCAGTTGTTGCCAGCTTCGTATTGTCCGTCATGACGTTCAATGCATTCGTTGCAGCCGGCAGCCAGCCGTTCGTCCTGCCGCTTTTCGACTGGATCACCGTCGGCGACCTCCACATCCCGTTCTCATTCCAGATCGACCAGCTGTCATTGCTCATGCTGATGATCATCACCGGCGTAGGCTCGCTGATCCACATTTATTCGATTGGCTACATGCACCACGACTCAGGTTTCGGCAAGTTTTTCGCTTACCTGAACCTGTTTTTGTTTTTCATGCTCCTGCTGGTGCTCGGCTCGAACTACGTGATCATGTTCATCGGCTGGGAAGGTGTGGGACTTTGTTCTTACCTGCTCATCGGCTTCTGGAACAAGAACACCAACTACAACAATGCAGCCCGCAAGGCATTCATTATGAACCGTGTGGGTGACCTTGGGTTCCTGCTCGGGATCTTCACGATCATCGCCACATTCGGTTCGGTGGAATATACGGAGGTTTTCAGCAAGGCTGCTGCGGGCTTCCAGGTGGGTGACCCGGTGATTATCACCATTACATTATTCCTGTTTGTTGGAGCAATGGGTAAATCGGCGCAGATTCCCTTGTATACCTGGCTTCCTGACGCGATGGCCGGCCCTACGCCTGTATCCGCACTGATCCACGCCGCTACGATGGTTACCGCGGGTATTTACATGGTGATCCGCTCCAACGTGCTGTATTCCCTCGCGCCTTCCACGCTCGAAATCGTAGGCATTATCGGTGGCGCCACCGCATTGTTCGCCGCGTCGATCGGTCTCTTGCAAAACGATATCAAGAAAGTGCTCGCGTACTCTACGGTGAGCCAGCTGGGTTATATGTTCATGGGTCTGGGTGCGATGGCCTACTCGGCGTCGATGTTCCATGTGATCACCCACGCATTCTTCAAAGCATTGCTCTTCCTCGGCGCCGGTAGCGTTATCCACGCCATGTCCGACGAGCAGGATATCCGTTCAATGGGTGGATTGCGCAAGAAATTGCCTGTTACATTCCTTACATTCCTTATCGCCACCATCGCGATTTCAGGTATCCCGCCATTTGCAGGTTTCTTCTCGAAAGATGAGATCCTTGCGCATGTTTTTGAACACAACAAAATCCTCTGGGTAATTGGTGTGCTGGGTTCAGTTATGACTTCCTTCTACATGTTCCGCCTATTGTTCCTGACTTTCTTCGGTACATTCCGCGGCACGCATGAGCAAGAGCACCATTTGCATGAATCACCGGCTTCTATGACCGTTCCGCTGATCATCCTCGCCATTCTTTCGGCCGCAGGTGGTTTTATCGGCGTTCCCGAAGCATTGCACGGTTCGCATCAGCTGGCGCAGTTTATGGCGCCGCTTTACGACCTGGCCAAAACCGCCAATCCGGCAGCATTTGCACATACTTCGCTTTCGCATTCCGAAGAATATATGCTGATGGCCATTTCGGTGGCGGCGGCGTTGATCTCGGCCATTGCGGCTTATGTGATGTATGTGCAAAAAGGCGCGGTGCCGGCAGCGGATACGGAGGAAAAATCGGGCTTGCAGCGGGTTATTTACAACAAATACTACGTGGATGAGCTGTACGACTCGGTATTTGTAAAACCTGTAAAAGTGCTTTCCAACTTCCTGTACGCCGCGGGCGAATTTGCGATCGACCTTATCATCGATGCGGTGGTGAAGCTGGTGGGCCTGTTTGCGAAATTGTTGAGGAAAACCCAAACCGGCTCCACCGGCGAATATGTGTTCGCAATGGTGATCGGCATTGTGGTCATCCTGTTCTGGAAGCTGTTACTCTGA
- a CDS encoding complex I subunit 4 family protein, producing MLTLLLILLPIAAGVITLLAGERMAKQLALVGGLASLGVAIFTWLQFDPAAGSQFGFKYAWLASGGISFAAGIDGISMLLVLLTTFLTPLIILSAFKNDYKNPASFYSLILFMEAALIGVFTATDAFLFYLFFEAALIPVYFLSAIWGGENRIKVTFKFFIYTIFGSLFMFVALVYLYYQTPGEHSSEIAAFYQLQLSPAAQGLLFWAFFIAFAIKMPLFPFHTWQPDTYTESPTPATMLLSGIMLKMGVYGLIRLLLPIVPLGMEQWGFLAMILSVIGIIYGSIIAIQQSDMKTLIAYSSFAHVGLMAAGVFSSSLNGLQGALIQMLAHGINVIGLFFIVDIIYSRTKTRYLDQLGGITQSTPHLSVYFMILLLGSVALPLTNGFVGEFLLLSSVFAYKGWLGAVAGLTIILGSVYMLRLFQKSMFGPKSKWVEGFQDLTASERAVLLPLIVMVFWIGIYPSTFLKITEPAVNQLLQLVNN from the coding sequence ATGCTTACTCTTCTTTTAATACTATTACCGATAGCGGCAGGCGTGATCACCCTCCTGGCCGGCGAACGCATGGCGAAGCAGCTTGCGCTGGTTGGCGGCCTCGCTTCTTTGGGCGTGGCTATATTTACCTGGCTGCAATTTGACCCGGCGGCCGGCTCGCAGTTTGGCTTCAAATACGCCTGGCTTGCTTCCGGAGGCATTTCGTTCGCAGCGGGTATCGACGGCATCAGCATGTTGCTCGTGCTCCTGACGACCTTCCTCACGCCGCTGATCATCCTTTCCGCATTCAAGAACGATTACAAAAACCCCGCATCATTCTACTCGCTGATCCTCTTCATGGAAGCGGCGCTGATCGGCGTTTTCACGGCAACCGACGCATTCCTTTTTTACCTTTTCTTCGAGGCTGCATTGATCCCGGTGTACTTCCTGTCGGCGATCTGGGGCGGAGAAAATCGTATTAAAGTCACTTTCAAATTCTTCATCTACACGATTTTCGGAAGCTTGTTCATGTTCGTGGCATTGGTTTACCTCTATTACCAAACGCCGGGCGAACATTCCTCCGAAATTGCTGCATTTTACCAGCTCCAACTGAGCCCCGCCGCGCAGGGCCTGCTGTTCTGGGCATTCTTTATTGCATTCGCGATTAAAATGCCGCTGTTCCCGTTCCATACGTGGCAGCCTGATACTTACACCGAATCACCCACTCCTGCAACGATGCTTCTATCGGGCATTATGCTTAAAATGGGGGTTTACGGGCTGATCCGCCTGCTGTTGCCGATCGTGCCGCTGGGCATGGAGCAATGGGGCTTCCTCGCGATGATCCTTTCGGTGATCGGTATCATCTACGGTTCCATCATCGCCATCCAGCAGAGCGATATGAAAACGCTCATCGCCTATTCATCCTTCGCACACGTGGGACTGATGGCCGCCGGCGTGTTCTCGTCTTCATTGAACGGCTTGCAGGGCGCATTGATCCAGATGCTCGCACACGGTATCAACGTAATCGGCCTGTTCTTCATCGTCGACATTATTTATTCCAGAACCAAAACCCGCTATCTCGATCAGCTCGGGGGCATTACCCAGAGCACGCCGCATTTGAGCGTGTACTTCATGATATTGCTGCTCGGTAGCGTTGCATTGCCTCTTACCAACGGTTTCGTAGGGGAATTCCTGTTGCTCTCCAGCGTATTCGCATACAAAGGCTGGCTGGGTGCAGTGGCCGGTCTGACGATCATTCTGGGTTCGGTGTATATGCTCCGTTTGTTCCAGAAATCCATGTTCGGCCCGAAATCGAAATGGGTGGAAGGTTTCCAGGACCTGACTGCCAGCGAGCGCGCCGTATTGCTGCCGCTGATCGTGATGGTATTCTGGATCGGTATTTACCCAAGCACATTCCTGAAAATAACTGAGCCTGCTGTAAACCAACTGTTGCAACTGGTCAATAACTAA
- the nuoK gene encoding NADH-quinone oxidoreductase subunit NuoK, with translation MIPNPTMPEVNIPAVIQHIPLQSYLILATLLFVIGIIGVLTRRNAIIIFMSIELMLNAANLLLIAFSSYRSDPSAQVFVFFIMAVAAAEVAVGLAIIVMIYRNTRNTDVGFLNKLKW, from the coding sequence ATGATCCCAAACCCTACCATGCCAGAGGTTAACATACCAGCGGTTATTCAACATATCCCACTTCAAAGTTACCTAATTCTTGCAACCCTGCTTTTTGTGATCGGCATCATCGGCGTGCTCACCCGCAGGAACGCGATCATCATTTTTATGTCGATTGAATTGATGCTGAATGCCGCAAACCTGCTGCTGATCGCATTCTCTTCTTACCGGTCCGACCCGTCAGCCCAGGTTTTCGTATTCTTCATCATGGCCGTAGCCGCTGCCGAGGTGGCCGTGGGACTTGCGATCATTGTAATGATTTACCGCAACACCAGAAACACGGACGTTGGGTTCCTGAACAAGCTGAAATGGTAA
- a CDS encoding NADH-quinone oxidoreductase subunit N: MYPIILLSVFGVITLFLGFSKSKNVLLPSTLLFLALALVSNFVEWGQGPLLYFNDMLRVDKLTLAFNGIVLLSAFMIVAISGGFQDNADAEPAEYYGLMLFSLVGAIMMIGFDHLIMLFIGVEILSVAMYVLTGSNKRNLRSNEAALKYLLMGAFATGFMLFGITLLYGATGSFKLMAIQGFASNMPIASQSYIFYAGLLLLLIGMLFKVSAAPFHFWTPDVYEGAPTIFTTFMSTIVKTAGFAALFRLLNHTFAIYGFWWIVIAVIAMLTMLVGNIGATSQGSFKRMLAYSGISHAGYLLIALTALTKPTQNAIIFYSLAYSLSTIAAFGVLMLVSKEKTIEGQPNERYEAFNGLAKQNPLLAFVLAVSMLSLAGIPLTAGFWGKFFIFTSAAERGIMWIAVFAVLMSTVGIYYYFRVIISSYFKEGDTVKIRVAPFYQIILVLATFLTILFGLAPGIFEGLI; the protein is encoded by the coding sequence ATGTATCCCATTATATTGTTGTCGGTTTTTGGAGTTATAACGCTTTTCCTGGGCTTTTCGAAATCCAAAAACGTCCTCCTGCCATCTACGCTGCTTTTCCTGGCCCTCGCGCTGGTAAGCAACTTTGTTGAGTGGGGACAAGGACCGCTCCTTTATTTCAACGACATGCTGCGGGTGGATAAACTTACCCTCGCGTTCAACGGGATCGTATTGCTTTCCGCATTTATGATCGTGGCCATTTCGGGTGGTTTCCAGGATAATGCCGATGCCGAACCGGCCGAATATTACGGGCTGATGCTCTTTTCGCTCGTAGGCGCTATTATGATGATCGGCTTCGATCACCTGATCATGCTTTTCATCGGGGTAGAGATACTCTCAGTAGCCATGTACGTGCTCACAGGAAGCAACAAGCGCAACCTGCGCTCGAACGAAGCTGCATTGAAATACCTGCTCATGGGTGCATTCGCGACCGGTTTCATGCTTTTCGGAATAACGCTGCTTTACGGCGCTACCGGCTCGTTCAAGCTCATGGCGATACAAGGCTTTGCATCTAATATGCCAATCGCATCTCAATCCTACATCTTCTACGCGGGCTTGCTGCTGCTGCTGATCGGTATGCTGTTCAAAGTCTCGGCCGCGCCGTTCCATTTCTGGACGCCCGATGTGTATGAAGGCGCGCCTACCATTTTCACGACTTTCATGTCGACGATCGTGAAAACCGCTGGCTTCGCTGCGTTGTTCCGCTTGCTGAACCACACATTTGCGATTTACGGCTTCTGGTGGATCGTCATCGCGGTCATTGCGATGCTCACCATGCTGGTCGGTAACATTGGCGCTACCAGCCAGGGCAGTTTCAAAAGAATGCTCGCCTACTCGGGTATTTCACACGCCGGTTACCTGCTCATCGCGCTTACAGCCCTGACGAAGCCAACGCAAAACGCCATTATTTTCTACTCACTCGCCTACTCGCTGTCCACCATCGCGGCATTCGGCGTGCTCATGCTTGTTTCGAAAGAAAAAACCATCGAAGGCCAGCCCAATGAACGTTACGAGGCATTTAATGGCCTTGCCAAGCAAAATCCGCTCCTGGCATTTGTACTGGCGGTTTCGATGCTCTCATTGGCCGGGATTCCGCTTACTGCCGGTTTCTGGGGTAAATTCTTCATTTTCACGAGCGCGGCAGAGCGTGGCATTATGTGGATAGCTGTTTTTGCGGTGCTGATGTCCACAGTGGGTATCTACTACTATTTCCGTGTGATAATTTCATCCTATTTCAAGGAAGGTGACACTGTTAAAATCCGCGTAGCACCGTTCTATCAGATCATTCTCGTGCTCGCTACATTCCTGACGATCCTGTTCGGTCTGGCCCCCGGTATTTTTGAGGGGCTTATCTAA